The Campylobacter concisus genome has a window encoding:
- a CDS encoding Tn7-like element transposition protein TnsE, whose amino-acid sequence MNESVNLQDLILTKLPKNKKLIVFSYGDIYQNETNFSIPIILKEIFKDKPEYFLSFFNLKEICAFPLGTVIENQQKNGTSAGDIHNFQISIGDGLLVTKNLKNIPILDKFMSELPEKIGKYNIGWHKNQQKYSTFTDNLSGRTVIFPHYEIARYFYFTSASMARQIMSETQGQNSSLDGLYKRATLDNGIGKIYLKFNANNIDAENIYRFVIDKRANNMWLQIRRDMVASKILSEHRKQSANFVGSPNTMTIQANFPVPGKINFKARVKVLSDGSLLVLKILQENSFYPFEQLKVIRELPGGKKDIIGVIKSTKLSKKDLTNQLNERTPNILHSSVSIVDKDEDANLEAKLDLLNKTIEFETITEEDQSREIVRGSDKLQEDKLDLSSNDAEVQGDLNTTEGHLKKEDEDSEQETGSYITIEDIKAMLMYCSDIYCDFSYKILKCEDLPQKPKNYRGRHAWKRATMLDGVTPRKYIVVEIYYKNCRYIILEIQKDKLLETLSTLLIRDYYNSIDEDIVQEIVTNIAKTSNSWLQDLKFKMTKYYLYHPYDTREKKIQDWGKRLKCVLERYQEK is encoded by the coding sequence ATGAATGAAAGTGTGAATTTGCAAGATTTGATATTGACAAAATTACCAAAAAATAAAAAATTGATTGTCTTTTCATATGGAGATATTTATCAAAACGAAACGAATTTTAGTATCCCAATCATTTTAAAAGAGATATTCAAAGATAAACCCGAATATTTTCTATCTTTTTTCAACCTAAAAGAAATTTGTGCTTTCCCGTTGGGTACTGTTATTGAAAACCAGCAAAAAAATGGAACCAGTGCAGGAGATATTCACAATTTTCAAATAAGTATCGGCGATGGATTGCTGGTGACCAAAAATCTTAAGAATATACCTATTTTAGATAAGTTTATGAGTGAGCTGCCTGAGAAAATAGGTAAATACAATATTGGTTGGCATAAAAATCAGCAAAAATATTCAACCTTTACAGATAATTTATCTGGAAGAACGGTTATTTTTCCACACTATGAAATCGCAAGATATTTCTACTTTACATCAGCATCGATGGCTAGACAAATTATGTCGGAGACTCAGGGGCAAAATAGTTCATTGGATGGCCTTTATAAAAGAGCAACATTAGATAATGGGATTGGTAAAATATACTTAAAATTCAATGCAAATAATATTGATGCAGAAAATATATATAGATTTGTTATAGACAAAAGAGCTAATAATATGTGGCTACAAATAAGAAGAGATATGGTTGCTAGCAAAATATTATCTGAGCATAGGAAACAAAGTGCTAACTTTGTGGGCTCGCCAAATACGATGACTATTCAAGCAAATTTTCCAGTACCTGGAAAAATAAATTTTAAGGCAAGAGTTAAGGTATTAAGTGATGGATCATTGCTTGTTTTAAAAATCTTGCAAGAAAATTCGTTTTATCCATTTGAACAGCTTAAAGTTATTAGAGAGCTTCCTGGAGGAAAAAAAGATATAATAGGTGTGATAAAAAGCACAAAGCTGTCCAAGAAAGATTTAACGAATCAACTCAATGAAAGAACCCCCAATATTTTACATAGTTCAGTAAGTATAGTAGATAAAGATGAGGATGCTAATTTAGAGGCAAAGTTAGATCTGCTCAATAAAACTATTGAATTTGAAACGATTACAGAAGAAGACCAAAGTAGAGAAATAGTACGAGGAAGTGATAAATTGCAGGAGGACAAATTAGATCTAAGCTCAAACGACGCGGAAGTGCAGGGCGATCTAAATACTACAGAGGGGCACTTGAAAAAAGAAGACGAGGATAGTGAGCAAGAAACCGGAAGTTATATAACTATTGAAGACATAAAAGCCATGTTGATGTATTGCTCTGATATTTATTGCGATTTTTCATACAAAATTTTAAAATGCGAGGACTTGCCTCAAAAACCAAAAAACTATCGAGGAAGGCATGCGTGGAAGAGGGCTACAATGTTGGATGGAGTGACTCCTAGAAAGTATATAGTGGTTGAGATATACTACAAAAATTGTAGGTACATTATTCTTGAGATACAAAAAGACAAATTGTTAGAAACGCTTAGTACGCTTTTAATTAGGGATTATTATAATAGTATAGATGAGGATATCGTGCAAGAAATAGTCACAAACATTGCAAAAACGAGTAATAGTTGGTTGCAGGATTTAAAATTTAAAATGACCAAATACTATTTATACCATCCATATGATACACGTGAGAAAAAGATACAAGATTGGGGCAAGAGGTTAAAATGCGTACTGGAGAGATATCAAGAAAAATGA
- a CDS encoding pentapeptide repeat-containing protein, which yields MPVNDKNKKAFSYSCVDRSGRKFIYKNFNKSCSYKTNFSGTIFDGTSFIGTKFKFCSFYEAQIRSCLLNGTLFRKCNLTNALFEDSIISSSVFKECKIKNCKFYNCKIVCTSGLSKIISKRNLKNTEILTAFPSSNNYSKELLKAFDKLRNNRFIKNSSVLFQKRDAINTLSVDILVSEFGENFLVNNLSSLNHISCDFHTLSYIKKILYKKQKNDTINELGSIATQGSIS from the coding sequence ATGCCCGTAAACGACAAAAATAAAAAAGCTTTTAGTTATAGTTGCGTGGATAGGAGTGGCAGGAAATTTATATATAAAAATTTTAATAAATCATGCAGCTATAAAACCAATTTTTCCGGCACTATATTTGACGGCACTTCTTTTATTGGAACAAAATTTAAATTTTGCAGTTTTTATGAAGCCCAAATAAGATCTTGTTTATTAAATGGAACGCTTTTTAGAAAATGTAATTTAACGAATGCACTTTTTGAAGATTCAATTATTTCATCTTCGGTTTTCAAGGAGTGTAAAATTAAAAATTGCAAATTTTATAATTGTAAAATAGTATGCACAAGCGGCTTATCAAAAATTATTAGTAAAAGAAATTTAAAAAATACCGAAATATTAACAGCTTTTCCTAGTAGTAATAATTATAGCAAAGAGCTATTAAAGGCTTTTGATAAACTTCGCAATAACCGCTTTATAAAAAATTCTAGCGTATTATTTCAAAAAAGAGATGCAATAAATACACTATCGGTCGATATATTGGTATCAGAATTTGGTGAAAATTTTCTAGTAAATAATTTATCAAGCCTTAACCATATATCTTGTGATTTTCATACATTGAGCTATATTAAAAAAATATTGTATAAAAAACAAAAAAA